One genomic segment of Intestinimonas butyriciproducens includes these proteins:
- the ispG gene encoding flavodoxin-dependent (E)-4-hydroxy-3-methylbut-2-enyl-diphosphate synthase produces MTKQILVGGVPVGGNAPIPIQSMCNTRTDDVAATVAQIKRLEAAGCEIIRVAVPDMAAARAVGAIREQISIPLVVDIHFDYRLALEAVAAGADKVRINPGNIGAPERVKAVAQACRVRGVPIRIGVNGGSLEKPLLAKYGGITPEALVESAFGHIELLHRYDFDDICVSLKSSDVRTTIAAYRLMSEKSDYPLHLGVTETGTLRMGTIKSAIGIGGLLGFGIGDTIRVSLSADPVEEVSAARDILKALGIRRDGPNLISCPTCGRTRIDLIRLAQEVEQRLEHVQKPLTVAVMGCVVNGPGEAASADVGIAGGDGVGLLFRKGEIVKKVPQDQLVDELFSLIDEI; encoded by the coding sequence ATGACAAAACAGATCCTTGTTGGGGGCGTTCCCGTGGGGGGGAACGCTCCCATTCCCATCCAGTCTATGTGCAATACCCGGACCGACGATGTCGCGGCCACCGTGGCGCAGATCAAACGCTTGGAGGCGGCGGGGTGTGAGATCATTCGGGTGGCGGTCCCCGACATGGCCGCAGCAAGGGCCGTCGGGGCGATCCGGGAGCAGATATCCATTCCGCTGGTGGTGGACATCCATTTCGACTATCGGTTGGCACTGGAGGCAGTAGCCGCCGGAGCGGATAAGGTGCGCATCAACCCCGGCAACATCGGGGCCCCGGAGCGGGTGAAGGCGGTGGCGCAGGCGTGCAGGGTCCGGGGGGTCCCCATCCGTATCGGAGTCAACGGTGGTTCCCTGGAAAAACCTCTGCTGGCCAAATATGGAGGCATTACGCCCGAGGCCTTGGTGGAGTCGGCTTTTGGGCATATCGAGCTGCTGCATAGATATGACTTTGATGATATCTGCGTATCGTTGAAATCTTCCGACGTGCGGACCACCATAGCGGCCTATCGTCTGATGAGTGAGAAAAGTGACTATCCTTTACACCTCGGCGTCACAGAGACGGGCACGCTCCGTATGGGGACCATCAAATCCGCCATCGGGATTGGAGGTCTGCTCGGCTTTGGAATTGGGGACACGATCCGGGTTTCCCTTTCTGCCGACCCTGTGGAGGAGGTGTCTGCCGCGCGGGATATCCTGAAGGCGCTGGGAATCCGGCGGGATGGGCCGAATCTGATTTCATGCCCTACCTGTGGACGTACCCGCATCGACCTGATCCGGTTGGCCCAGGAAGTGGAACAGCGGCTGGAGCATGTGCAGAAACCGCTGACCGTCGCTGTTATGGGATGCGTGGTCAATGGGCCAGGTGAGGCGGCATCGGCGGACGTAGGTATCGCAGGAGGAGATGGCGTAGGGCTGCTGTTCCGCAAAGGGGAGATCGTGAAGAAAGTGCCTCAGGACCAGCTGGTGGACGAGCTGTTTTCACTGATCGATGAGATCTGA
- the pyrH gene encoding UMP kinase: MPEPQYKRILLKISGEALAGDASRGLDFDVIGRVCDVIKKCSEAGVQVGIVVGGGNFWRGVKDGGDRMERTRADHMGMLATAINCLAIADMLEQKGVDVRVQTAIEMRSIAEPYIRSKAIRHMEKGRVVVFGCGTGNPFFSTDTAAVLRAAEIDADVILLAKNIDGVYSADPNKDPTAVKYDSITYDDVLAQHLQVMDSTATSLSMDNKIPVILFALKDPENIYRVIMGEKIGTIVKEEK; this comes from the coding sequence ATGCCTGAACCGCAGTATAAACGAATCCTGCTGAAAATCAGCGGAGAGGCACTGGCCGGCGATGCCAGCCGCGGCCTGGACTTCGATGTGATCGGCAGAGTCTGCGATGTGATCAAGAAATGCAGTGAGGCTGGCGTCCAGGTGGGGATTGTAGTGGGCGGCGGCAACTTCTGGCGCGGCGTCAAGGATGGGGGGGACCGGATGGAGCGCACCCGGGCCGATCATATGGGGATGCTGGCCACCGCCATCAACTGCCTGGCCATTGCCGATATGCTGGAGCAAAAGGGCGTGGACGTGCGGGTCCAGACCGCTATTGAGATGCGCTCCATCGCAGAGCCCTATATCCGTTCCAAGGCCATCCGGCATATGGAGAAGGGCAGAGTCGTGGTGTTTGGCTGCGGCACCGGAAATCCCTTCTTTTCCACTGATACTGCGGCGGTGCTGCGGGCGGCGGAAATTGATGCCGACGTGATTCTTCTGGCCAAAAATATCGATGGTGTCTACAGCGCGGATCCCAACAAGGACCCAACTGCGGTCAAATATGACAGTATCACCTATGATGATGTGCTGGCGCAGCATCTCCAGGTCATGGACAGCACCGCCACATCCCTCTCCATGGATAATAAGATTCCCGTGATTCTCTTTGCCCTTAAGGACCCGGAAAACATCTATCGGGTAATTATGGGCGAAAAAATTGGAACCATCGTCAAGGAGGAGAAGTGA
- a CDS encoding M50 family metallopeptidase yields MAFYIIIAILMFGVLIALHEFGHFITAKLLGVRINEFSIGMGPLLWSQKRGETQYSLRAIPMGGFCAMEGEDDDSDDPRAFSNKPAWKKFIILVAGSFMNFLTGLVLFILIFGQATAFVTPVIADFIEGFPYESEAGLLPGDRIVSVNGEHIFSKSDLDFFFSRAGGENMDLVIERNGQKLVREDFPLVPREYPGYDRLMYGLTFTVQEATPFTRLQQSWYSAVDMVRLVKISLVDLFSGRAGIKDMSGPIGIVNAIGEVGAESESRMDALMNILNFVAFIAINLAVMNLLPIPALDGGRIFFLVVNGIFTLFTRRRLDPKYESYVNAAGFVCLILLMVVVAVNDVLKLIQ; encoded by the coding sequence ATGGCATTTTATATCATCATTGCAATCTTGATGTTCGGCGTTCTCATTGCCCTCCATGAGTTTGGTCATTTTATTACGGCCAAACTGTTGGGCGTGCGGATCAATGAGTTTTCCATCGGCATGGGTCCCCTGTTGTGGTCTCAAAAACGGGGCGAGACCCAGTATTCTCTGCGTGCCATCCCTATGGGCGGTTTCTGCGCCATGGAGGGAGAAGACGATGATTCGGATGACCCGCGGGCGTTTTCCAATAAGCCTGCCTGGAAGAAATTCATCATTCTGGTGGCTGGGTCCTTTATGAATTTTCTCACAGGTCTGGTGCTCTTCATCCTCATTTTTGGCCAGGCGACGGCCTTTGTTACCCCGGTGATCGCGGACTTCATAGAGGGCTTTCCATACGAGAGCGAGGCGGGGCTCTTACCAGGAGACCGGATCGTATCGGTGAATGGAGAGCATATTTTCAGTAAATCCGACCTGGATTTCTTCTTTTCCCGTGCCGGAGGAGAAAATATGGACCTGGTGATAGAGAGAAATGGACAGAAGCTGGTGAGGGAGGATTTCCCGCTGGTCCCCCGGGAGTATCCGGGCTATGACCGGCTGATGTATGGTCTCACCTTTACCGTCCAGGAGGCGACCCCGTTCACAAGGCTCCAGCAGAGCTGGTACAGCGCTGTCGATATGGTGCGGCTGGTCAAGATTAGCCTTGTGGACCTCTTCAGCGGGAGGGCCGGCATCAAAGACATGTCCGGTCCCATTGGGATCGTCAATGCCATCGGCGAGGTGGGCGCGGAGTCGGAAAGCAGAATGGATGCCCTGATGAATATCCTTAATTTTGTCGCCTTCATCGCCATCAACTTGGCCGTGATGAACCTCCTACCCATACCAGCCCTGGATGGCGGCCGCATTTTCTTCTTAGTGGTCAATGGGATATTTACGCTGTTCACGCGCAGAAGGCTGGACCCCAAATATGAGAGCTATGTCAATGCCGCCGGCTTTGTCTGTCTCATTCTTCTTATGGTGGTAGTGGCCGTCAATGATGTTTTGAAATTGATTCAATAG
- a CDS encoding PolC-type DNA polymerase III, giving the protein MPEQEKIPLLSLFSAWVPPADLRPMLVEMLVTGAVIDKRVRSIQADLQCPVCPSDALRTRMEQELASAYGVRSVAFRFFTPAPAQAAAEVEEAPPMPTEADMPPEPEETCPQHLDMAPEDPMEIFRRTERIRQEALRNIKPAVPSEKREKASGNKLLFGKIIKRFPCIEMKDIALDSEMVTIEGDVFATDHVEMKKRGAWIVRFDITDRTNSIRVAKFLVGDEGKALAGALKEGQHLIVQGRVSPYQGELQIEPTGIAEGQRPPARQDMAEEGKRVELHLHTRMSSMDATTDIKEVIKRAAAWGHPAIAITDHGVCHDFPTAYSTAQKAGIKMLFGVEAYFINDVDDMPTVRGTMDASFCEEYVCFDLETTGLDSRKDRITEIGAVVLKNGVVTDEVFSTFVDPERPIPYEVSQLTGITDDMVRGAPSQSEAVRQFLKFVNGRPLAAHNAGFDVGFIAEACRRMGVSLDVTAVDTLPLAQALLPQLSKHKLDVVADHLGLPSFNHHRATDDASTVAYMLVPFFKRLEEEHGIHSLDPINRWAAERNQKRKGKRRARHLIVLARNQTGLRNLYKLVSKAHLEHFQRKQYPVMPKSLIDENREGLLMGSACEAGELFQAVARRSSWAELKRIASWYDYLEIQPISNNAFMLRPDKNGRTMARDEEELRDFNRTIVELAHEMGKPVVATGDVHFLDPEDEIYRHILLNTKGFEDADAPNPLYFRTTDEMLREFSYLGEETAREVVIDNTHLIAAWCGDLNPLPNGLFAPKLEDSEGELKRLVWGKAKRLYGESPPQIVVDRIETELHDILMRHYDVIYMSAQKLVQDSLDHGYLVGSRGSVGSSIVAFMSGITEVNALPPHYRCPNCKHADFEAAKEGGWGCGADMPDAVCPVCGAKYEKDGFNIPFETFLGFGGDKVPDIDLNFSGEYQSSAHRHTFELFGESHVFRAGTIGTVAEKTAFGYVKKYMEERGKTATKAEMLRLAKGCTGVKRTTGQHPGGMVVIPQDKEIYDFCPVQHPADDTDTDIITTHFEYHSMESNLLKLDMLGHDDPSMIRMMEDLTGVDAKTIPLDDPGTRSIFITSEVLGYQDDPVLGPTGATAIPEFGTSFVRGMLEETKPEEFDILVRLSGFSHGTDVWLGNARDLILSGTATVGQAIGCRDDIMIYLISCGMPEKRAFKIMEAVRKGRGLPEGAEEEMKAAGVPDWYIGSCKKIAYLFPKAHAVAYVMMAFRIAWFKVHEPLAFYAAYFSIRAKAFDATVMCMGLDRAKAKMAEIRAKDKEATAVEQDMLTTLEVVYEFYIRGFTFDQMDLYRSDAVRFGVDKEHGALIPPFMAIPGLGETAALSIVEQRKGKQYLSIEEFSADCPKVTKSHIELLKNCGALAGMPDTSQMTLF; this is encoded by the coding sequence ATGCCTGAGCAAGAGAAAATTCCACTGTTGAGCCTATTTTCCGCCTGGGTCCCGCCGGCTGATCTGCGGCCCATGCTGGTAGAAATGCTGGTGACTGGGGCGGTGATCGACAAGCGGGTGCGGAGTATCCAGGCCGACCTCCAATGCCCGGTCTGCCCAAGCGATGCGCTCCGGACCAGAATGGAGCAGGAACTGGCATCGGCCTACGGCGTACGCAGCGTGGCGTTTCGATTCTTCACACCAGCTCCCGCACAAGCGGCAGCAGAGGTGGAGGAGGCGCCTCCTATGCCGACGGAGGCAGATATGCCGCCGGAACCGGAGGAGACATGCCCTCAGCACTTGGACATGGCGCCGGAAGACCCTATGGAGATATTCCGGCGCACCGAACGCATCCGGCAAGAGGCGCTGAGGAACATCAAGCCGGCGGTGCCATCTGAAAAACGGGAAAAGGCCAGCGGGAACAAGCTCCTCTTTGGAAAGATCATCAAAAGATTTCCCTGTATTGAAATGAAAGACATCGCCTTGGACTCTGAAATGGTGACCATCGAGGGGGACGTTTTTGCGACCGACCATGTGGAGATGAAGAAGCGGGGCGCCTGGATTGTTCGTTTTGATATCACAGACCGCACCAATTCTATTCGGGTGGCGAAGTTCCTGGTGGGAGACGAGGGGAAGGCCTTGGCCGGGGCATTGAAGGAGGGTCAGCACCTGATCGTGCAGGGGAGGGTAAGCCCCTATCAGGGGGAACTCCAGATCGAGCCCACCGGCATTGCCGAAGGACAAAGGCCGCCGGCCCGGCAGGACATGGCGGAAGAGGGGAAGCGGGTGGAACTGCATCTTCACACCCGTATGTCCTCCATGGACGCCACAACGGATATCAAGGAGGTCATCAAGCGGGCGGCGGCTTGGGGACATCCGGCCATCGCCATCACGGACCACGGTGTCTGCCACGATTTTCCCACGGCCTATTCCACGGCCCAAAAGGCCGGCATTAAGATGCTCTTTGGGGTGGAGGCCTATTTTATCAATGACGTAGATGATATGCCCACTGTGCGCGGGACGATGGATGCTTCGTTCTGCGAGGAATATGTCTGCTTTGATTTGGAGACGACGGGGCTGGATTCTAGAAAGGATAGGATCACCGAGATCGGTGCTGTGGTCCTGAAAAACGGTGTGGTCACCGATGAGGTCTTCTCCACTTTTGTGGACCCGGAGCGGCCCATTCCCTATGAGGTGTCCCAGCTCACCGGAATCACCGACGATATGGTGCGGGGGGCGCCGTCACAGTCTGAAGCCGTACGGCAGTTTCTGAAATTCGTCAACGGACGCCCCTTGGCGGCCCACAATGCCGGCTTCGATGTGGGATTCATCGCCGAGGCATGCCGCCGGATGGGGGTTTCTCTGGATGTGACGGCGGTGGATACCCTGCCTCTGGCCCAGGCGTTGCTGCCACAGCTCTCCAAGCATAAGCTGGATGTAGTTGCCGACCATCTTGGGCTCCCGTCCTTCAACCACCACCGGGCCACCGATGACGCTTCCACAGTGGCATACATGCTGGTGCCCTTCTTTAAACGTCTGGAGGAGGAGCACGGTATTCATTCACTGGATCCCATCAACCGTTGGGCGGCAGAGCGGAATCAGAAACGAAAGGGAAAGCGCCGGGCCCGGCATCTCATTGTCCTGGCCCGAAATCAGACCGGTTTGCGCAATCTCTATAAGCTGGTATCCAAAGCCCATCTGGAGCACTTTCAACGCAAACAGTACCCAGTGATGCCCAAAAGCCTCATCGATGAGAACCGAGAGGGACTTCTTATGGGCTCTGCCTGCGAGGCCGGGGAGCTCTTCCAGGCGGTGGCCCGCCGTTCCTCCTGGGCGGAGCTTAAACGGATTGCCTCCTGGTATGACTACTTGGAGATCCAACCCATCAGCAACAACGCCTTTATGCTGCGCCCAGACAAGAACGGACGGACCATGGCGCGGGACGAGGAGGAGTTGAGAGACTTTAACCGAACCATCGTAGAGCTCGCCCATGAGATGGGCAAGCCGGTGGTGGCCACTGGAGATGTCCACTTCCTGGACCCAGAGGATGAGATTTACCGCCATATCCTCTTGAACACGAAGGGATTCGAGGATGCGGATGCGCCCAATCCCCTTTATTTCCGTACCACGGATGAAATGCTGCGGGAATTCTCTTATCTGGGGGAGGAGACCGCCCGGGAGGTGGTCATCGACAACACACATCTGATCGCAGCCTGGTGCGGGGACCTGAACCCGCTACCAAATGGGCTCTTTGCCCCTAAACTGGAGGACTCCGAGGGAGAACTTAAGCGTCTGGTATGGGGGAAAGCAAAGCGCCTTTACGGAGAGAGCCCTCCTCAGATTGTGGTGGACCGTATTGAGACGGAGCTCCATGATATTCTCATGCGTCACTATGATGTGATTTATATGTCTGCCCAGAAGCTGGTGCAGGATTCTCTGGACCACGGCTACTTGGTGGGTTCCCGTGGGTCTGTGGGCTCGTCCATCGTGGCTTTTATGTCCGGGATCACGGAGGTCAACGCCCTGCCGCCGCACTATCGCTGCCCCAACTGTAAACATGCTGATTTCGAGGCGGCCAAGGAGGGGGGCTGGGGCTGCGGGGCGGATATGCCCGATGCGGTGTGTCCGGTCTGCGGAGCCAAATATGAGAAGGATGGGTTCAACATCCCCTTCGAAACCTTTTTGGGCTTTGGCGGTGATAAGGTACCCGATATCGACCTGAACTTCTCCGGCGAATATCAGTCCAGCGCCCATCGCCATACCTTTGAACTGTTTGGCGAGTCCCACGTATTTCGGGCGGGGACCATCGGCACCGTTGCGGAAAAGACGGCTTTCGGCTACGTAAAGAAGTATATGGAGGAGCGAGGAAAGACCGCTACCAAAGCGGAGATGCTGCGGCTGGCCAAGGGCTGTACCGGCGTCAAGCGGACCACCGGACAGCACCCGGGCGGTATGGTGGTCATTCCTCAGGACAAGGAGATTTACGACTTCTGTCCGGTCCAGCATCCCGCGGACGACACCGACACCGATATCATCACGACCCATTTCGAATATCACTCTATGGAGTCCAACCTTTTGAAACTGGACATGCTGGGACACGATGACCCGTCCATGATTCGTATGATGGAGGACCTGACGGGGGTGGACGCCAAGACGATTCCCCTGGACGACCCGGGTACACGGTCTATTTTCATCACCTCAGAGGTGCTGGGCTACCAGGATGACCCTGTTTTGGGACCCACCGGGGCCACCGCTATCCCGGAATTCGGCACCTCGTTTGTCCGGGGTATGCTGGAGGAGACCAAGCCGGAGGAGTTCGATATCCTGGTGCGTCTGTCCGGGTTCTCCCATGGAACCGACGTCTGGCTTGGCAATGCAAGGGACCTCATTCTCTCCGGTACCGCTACCGTTGGACAGGCAATCGGCTGCCGCGATGATATTATGATCTATCTGATCTCCTGCGGAATGCCGGAGAAACGGGCCTTTAAGATCATGGAGGCTGTGCGAAAGGGCAGGGGGCTTCCGGAAGGGGCGGAGGAGGAGATGAAGGCGGCCGGCGTGCCGGACTGGTACATTGGCTCCTGCAAGAAAATCGCCTATCTGTTCCCCAAGGCCCATGCAGTGGCCTACGTTATGATGGCCTTTCGTATCGCCTGGTTCAAAGTCCACGAGCCTTTGGCCTTTTATGCGGCGTATTTTTCCATCCGTGCCAAAGCATTCGATGCGACTGTCATGTGCATGGGGCTCGATCGCGCCAAGGCCAAAATGGCTGAGATCCGTGCCAAAGACAAAGAGGCCACCGCTGTAGAGCAGGATATGCTCACCACTTTGGAGGTGGTATACGAATTTTATATCCGGGGCTTCACGTTCGACCAGATGGACCTCTACCGTTCTGATGCGGTGCGCTTTGGGGTGGATAAGGAGCATGGGGCGCTGATCCCGCCCTTTATGGCGATCCCAGGCTTGGGAGAGACCGCCGCCCTCTCGATTGTAGAACAGCGGAAAGGGAAGCAGTATCTCTCCATCGAGGAGTTTTCTGCTGACTGTCCCAAGGTGACCAAGTCCCACATTGAGCTTTTAAAAAACTGTGGGGCACTGGCCGGGATGCCGGATACCAGTCAAATGACCCTGTTTTAA
- a CDS encoding 1-deoxy-D-xylulose-5-phosphate reductoisomerase translates to MSRRVALLGSTGSIGRQALEVIEACGMSVAALTANQSVELLERQARRFRPELTVAADEKAASDLRVRLADTDIRVASGQEGLLEAAALESADTVLTAVVGVAGLEPTLCAVRRGKRIALANKETMVCAGQLVMDEADRCGAEIVPVDSEHSAIFQCLQGSGDRREVRRLILTASGGPFYGWSREQLREVTLSQALKHPNWAMGAKITVDSATLMNKGLEFIEAMRLYRMPPEKISVVVHRESIVHSLVEYCDNAVLAQLGAADMRLPIQYALTWPERTIGPARPLDLLHCPPLTFGMPDCEAFPCLAIAMEAARTGGTATAILNGANETAVGLFLEERIGFMDIPALVERAMSVVPVVQAPQLEQIMAADRAARDAVRSTAR, encoded by the coding sequence GTGAGCAGGCGTGTTGCACTGTTGGGCTCTACCGGCTCCATCGGTCGACAGGCGCTGGAGGTAATTGAGGCATGCGGCATGTCGGTGGCTGCTCTGACGGCGAACCAGAGTGTGGAATTGTTGGAGCGTCAGGCCAGGCGGTTCCGGCCGGAGCTGACTGTGGCGGCAGATGAAAAAGCAGCCTCTGATTTGCGGGTACGTCTTGCAGATACGGATATCCGCGTGGCCTCGGGCCAGGAGGGACTGCTGGAGGCCGCGGCCCTGGAATCCGCCGATACCGTACTCACCGCCGTGGTGGGCGTGGCCGGGCTGGAGCCCACTCTGTGCGCCGTCAGGCGGGGAAAGCGGATCGCACTGGCCAATAAAGAAACTATGGTGTGCGCCGGGCAGCTCGTTATGGACGAGGCGGATCGCTGCGGGGCGGAGATCGTGCCGGTGGATTCGGAACATTCGGCTATTTTCCAGTGCCTTCAGGGCAGCGGAGACAGAAGGGAAGTGCGCCGTCTCATCCTCACCGCTTCCGGAGGACCCTTCTATGGATGGAGCAGGGAGCAGCTCCGGGAGGTGACGCTGTCCCAGGCGTTGAAGCATCCCAACTGGGCCATGGGAGCCAAGATCACCGTGGACTCCGCCACCTTGATGAATAAAGGGCTTGAGTTTATCGAAGCTATGCGGCTCTACCGGATGCCGCCCGAGAAAATTTCCGTTGTGGTCCACCGGGAGAGTATAGTTCACTCCTTGGTGGAATACTGTGATAATGCGGTGCTGGCACAGTTGGGCGCGGCAGATATGCGCCTTCCCATCCAGTATGCCCTCACCTGGCCGGAACGCACGATCGGACCGGCCAGACCGCTGGACCTGCTGCACTGTCCTCCGCTTACCTTTGGAATGCCCGACTGTGAGGCGTTCCCCTGCCTGGCGATTGCAATGGAGGCGGCGCGTACCGGCGGCACTGCCACCGCAATCCTGAATGGAGCAAACGAGACGGCGGTGGGGCTTTTCCTGGAGGAGCGAATCGGTTTTATGGACATTCCGGCCCTGGTAGAGCGGGCTATGAGCGTGGTCCCTGTTGTCCAGGCCCCCCAACTGGAACAAATCATGGCGGCAGACCGCGCCGCCCGCGATGCCGTGCGCAGCACGGCCAGGTAA
- a CDS encoding phosphatidate cytidylyltransferase: MGKRVIVAVVLVPVLLAVLFLAPDWGLPIAISALAMVALHEVLWSTGFVKNPKVSGLAIVLAGLIPFWVFVGERMLPALVTLFIYVFLLFAVAMTSHCTVTMEKMGGSFFLSIMIPYFLSTFIRLREMPDWNYYILLPFVVAWLSDAFALFGGMLFGKHKLAPELSPKKTVEGAVGGVAGAVLSTLLYGFIVGKWFGAPAVRYGLLVIYALLGALAAQFGDLAFSYIKREYKIKDYGSIFPGHGGVLDRFDSVIFAAPLLEILIVSFPAFVGVMG; the protein is encoded by the coding sequence ATGGGTAAACGTGTGATAGTGGCAGTGGTCCTGGTGCCGGTGCTGCTGGCAGTGCTTTTTCTGGCCCCCGACTGGGGCCTGCCCATTGCGATTTCCGCGCTGGCGATGGTTGCCCTTCACGAGGTGCTCTGGTCCACCGGATTTGTCAAGAATCCGAAGGTCTCCGGGCTCGCCATCGTTCTGGCGGGGCTTATTCCGTTCTGGGTTTTCGTGGGGGAGCGTATGCTCCCGGCGTTGGTGACACTTTTTATCTATGTATTTCTCCTCTTTGCGGTGGCCATGACCAGCCATTGCACGGTGACAATGGAGAAAATGGGGGGCTCTTTCTTCCTGTCTATTATGATCCCCTATTTCCTGTCGACCTTCATCCGGCTGCGGGAAATGCCCGACTGGAACTACTATATCCTCCTGCCTTTTGTAGTGGCCTGGCTCAGCGATGCGTTTGCCCTTTTTGGAGGGATGCTTTTCGGCAAACACAAGCTGGCGCCGGAGCTCTCCCCTAAAAAGACGGTAGAGGGGGCTGTTGGCGGTGTTGCAGGGGCTGTGCTGTCCACACTCCTGTACGGTTTTATCGTCGGGAAATGGTTCGGAGCACCTGCGGTCCGCTATGGACTGCTGGTCATTTATGCCCTGTTGGGCGCGCTGGCGGCCCAGTTCGGCGACTTGGCATTTTCCTATATCAAACGGGAATATAAGATCAAGGATTATGGCAGTATTTTCCCGGGCCATGGCGGGGTGCTGGATCGATTTGACAGTGTGATTTTTGCTGCACCTCTGCTGGAGATCCTGATTGTCTCTTTCCCGGCTTTTGTGGGGGTGATGGGGTGA
- a CDS encoding isoprenyl transferase: MAFFKQKQTVQVDFVHLPRHVAIIMDGNGRWAKKRGLPRTAGHAAGAENFRTIATYCKEIGLEYLTVYAFSTENWKRPDEEVSAIMGLLRKYLLEAIGRMERDRVKMHFFGDLSPLSEELRVLCMETEEISKRYEGCQVNICLNYGGRDEILRAARAFSRDCAEGKSDPNHLTEEQFSHYLFSAGVPDPDLVIRPSGEVRISNFLLWQSAYAEFYFTDVLWPDFSKEELHRALAAYQSRSRRFGGV; encoded by the coding sequence ATGGCCTTTTTTAAACAGAAGCAGACGGTGCAGGTAGATTTTGTCCACCTACCCCGCCATGTGGCGATCATTATGGATGGAAATGGAAGGTGGGCCAAAAAGCGCGGCCTCCCGCGCACCGCCGGTCACGCCGCGGGCGCAGAGAATTTCCGTACCATTGCCACGTATTGTAAGGAAATTGGGTTAGAATATCTTACAGTCTATGCCTTTTCTACGGAGAATTGGAAGCGCCCTGATGAGGAGGTCTCCGCCATCATGGGCCTCCTTCGGAAATATTTGCTGGAGGCCATCGGCCGCATGGAGCGTGATCGGGTTAAGATGCACTTTTTCGGCGACCTCTCGCCGCTCTCGGAAGAGCTGAGGGTCCTCTGCATGGAGACGGAGGAGATTTCCAAGCGGTATGAGGGCTGTCAGGTGAACATCTGCCTGAACTATGGGGGGCGGGACGAGATTCTGCGGGCGGCGCGCGCGTTTTCCCGGGACTGCGCAGAGGGAAAGTCGGATCCGAACCATCTCACGGAGGAGCAATTTTCCCATTATCTCTTCTCTGCTGGTGTGCCCGACCCTGATCTGGTGATCCGGCCCAGCGGAGAGGTCCGCATCTCCAATTTCCTGCTGTGGCAATCGGCCTATGCCGAGTTCTATTTTACAGACGTATTGTGGCCCGACTTTTCAAAGGAAGAGCTGCACAGGGCGCTTGCGGCCTATCAGAGCCGTTCGCGCCGCTTTGGAGGAGTGTAA
- the frr gene encoding ribosome recycling factor — protein sequence MKEILKDYDVKMQKTVDVVVSDFASVRAGRANAAVLDKIAVDYYGSATPINQVAAISSPDPRSLLIKPWDGSLLKAIEKAIQTSDLGINPQNDGSSIRLSFPQLTEERRKELTKQVKKYAENGKVAIRNIRRDAMDKFKAMQKKSEITEDECKEYEKDLQDMTDKRCKQLDELAAKKETELMAV from the coding sequence ATGAAAGAGATCCTGAAGGATTATGACGTGAAAATGCAGAAGACCGTAGATGTGGTCGTGTCGGACTTCGCCAGTGTCCGCGCCGGGCGGGCCAATGCGGCGGTTTTGGACAAGATCGCAGTGGACTACTACGGGAGCGCCACTCCCATCAACCAGGTGGCCGCGATCTCTTCTCCCGATCCGCGCAGCCTGCTCATCAAACCTTGGGACGGCTCACTGCTCAAAGCCATTGAAAAGGCTATCCAGACCTCAGATCTGGGGATTAACCCTCAAAATGACGGCAGTTCCATTCGGCTTTCTTTCCCACAGCTCACAGAGGAGCGCCGCAAGGAGCTCACCAAGCAGGTAAAGAAGTATGCTGAGAACGGTAAAGTGGCCATCCGCAACATCCGCCGGGATGCCATGGATAAGTTCAAGGCCATGCAGAAAAAATCGGAGATCACGGAGGACGAGTGCAAAGAGTACGAAAAGGACCTCCAGGATATGACCGATAAGCGATGCAAGCAATTGGACGAGCTGGCGGCCAAGAAAGAGACGGAGCTGATGGCGGTGTAA